Proteins encoded together in one Impatiens glandulifera chromosome 1, dImpGla2.1, whole genome shotgun sequence window:
- the LOC124910172 gene encoding agamous-like MADS-box protein AGL65 produces the protein MGRVKLKIKRLENTANRQVTYSKRRNGILKKAQELSILCDIEIILLMFSPTGKPTLFRGERSNIEEVIGKFAQLTPQERAKRKLESLEALKKTFKKMDHDVNIQEFLGSRVRSIEELANQVRTLKAQLTEVHRRLSCWSSPEKVDNVEHLMQMEDSLKESLNRIRIHRENFAKFPLMSMESTSQFRTGMCMPLTMAGTSEGQPLSWLPSNDDQHMTLLVEPNFLSQREFGCSSDPSIQTYSGYIENCRTEIKNNTNGQVDNRGQECGSLDDGSCLSMFMRDQFSYNPYSNLVLHETNKMKSETGINCHNNHHHPLDFHFDENFGSTHGQQQPIFDNIPPTQTTWIHPPEPCPISIFGQKSFEQAGTSQFLSYLSILLSHICFLFCFCFSNSFNIGRNPFGGRCKDKVV, from the exons ATGGGAAGggttaagttaaaaataaagagGTTGGAGAACACTGCAAATAGACAAGTGACATATTCTAAAAGAAGAAATGGAATTTTGAAAAAAGCTCAAGAACTGTCGATACTATGCGACATAGAAATTATACTTCTCATGTTTTCGCCTACTGGGAAACCAACATTATTCCGTGGAGAACGCAG CAATATTGAAGAGGTTATTGGAAAATTTGCTCAGCTAACGCCCCAAGAAAGGGCGAAAAG GAAGCTTGAGAGCCTTGAA GCACTGAAGAAAACCTTTAAGAAGATGGATCATGATGTAAATATACAGGAGTTTTTGGGTTCAAG GGTTAGATCAATTGAG GAATTAGCCAATCAAGTAAGGACATTGAAGGCACAACTAACAGAAGTGCATAGAAGATTGAG CTGTTGGAGTAGCCCTGAGAAAGTTGACAATGTTGAACATCTTATGCAGATGGAAGATTCCCTAAAGGAATCACTCAATCGAATCCGAATACATAGG GAAAATTTCGCGAAATTCCCATTAATGTCAATGGAATCCACAAGCCAA TTCAGGACTGGGATGTGTATGCCTTTAACAATGGCTGGAACATCAGAAGGCCAACCATTATCATGGCTTCCTTCTAACGATGATCAACACATGACATTGTTGGTTGAGCCAAATTTTCTTTCTCAAAG AGAGTTCGGTTGCAGTTCAGATCCATCAATTCAAACATACTCTGGTTACATTGAGAATTGCAGAACCGAGATAAAGAATAATACAAATGGACAAGTTGATAACAGGGGACAGGAATGTGGATCGCTTGATGATGGTTCATGTTTGAGTATGTTTATGAGAGACCAATTTTCTTACAATCCTTATAGTAATTTAGTTCTacatgaaacaaataaaatgaagtCTGAAACTGGGATTAACTGTCATAATAACCACCACCACCCTTTGGATTTTCACTTTGACGAGAATTTTGGATCAACCCATGGACAACAACAGCCTATATTCGACAACATTCCTCCTACTCAGACTACTTGGATTCATCCGCCCGAGCCTTGTCCGATCTCTATTTTTGGTCAAAAGTCTTTTGAACAGGCTGGTACCTCACAATTCTTGTCATATTTATCAATCTTGCTCTctcatatttgttttttgttttgtttttgtttcagCAACAGCTTTAACATCGGAAGAAACCCGTTTGGTGGTAGGTGCAAGGATAAAGTTGTATAG